The genomic segment GGTGTTGTACGCCCGCGCCAATCGCGTGATCGAGTCGAGCAGGATCACCACGTCGCGACCGTACTCCACCAGACGCCGCGCCTTCTCAATCACCATTTCGGCAACCTGCACGTGCCGGCTGGCCGGTTCGTCAAACGTGCTGGATACGACCTCGGCCTTGGTGTGCCGCTGCATTTCGGTCACTTCCTCGGGGCGCTCATCGACGAGGAGAATGATCACGTACGCATCGGGGTGATTGGTCGTGATGGCGTTGGCCATTTTCTGCATCAACACGGTCTTGCCGGTACGCGGCGGCGCGACGATCAGCATGCGCTGGCCGAAGCCGATCGGCGTGACGAGGTCGATCACGCGCATGTTGATCTCGTCGGGATTGGTCTCCAGCACGATGCGCCGGGTCGGATGATGCGGCGTGAGGTCTTCAAAGACCGCCTTCTCGGTGACCTTGTCCGGCTCCTCGAAGCAGATCGCCTCGACGCGCAACAAAGCAAAATACTTCTCGCTCTCTTTGGGCGGACGAATCTGCCCGGCGACGATGTGCCCGCTTCGCAGACCGAAGCGGCGTATCTGCGACGGACTGATGTAAATGTCGTCCGGGCAGGGAACGTAGTTGTATTCCGGGCTGCGCAGGAAGCCGAACCCGTCGGGCAGGATCTCCAGCACGCCCTCGCCATACATCAGGCCGTTCTTGTTGATCCGCTCCTTGAGGATCTTGAAAATCAATTCCTGCTTCTTCATCAACGCGTAGTCGGTGATGCCCTCCTGCTTCGCCAGCTCGTGCAGATCGTTGACGGACATCTTCTGCAATTCGGTAATGTGCAGATCGCCTCGCTTCACCTTTTCGTAGCGCTCGTGCGTCTCGCGGTCGATGCCCGGTCCGCCACCAGCCGCGGCCTCGCCGATCGGCCCCATCGCCGCGTCGCGCGGGGCAGCGCCTTCGCCAGCCAGTCCGGCCGAGAACCCGGCGGCTTCGGTCCGCGCGGGCGCGTCATGTGGCGCCACCGGCGCGACGTCCAATTCCTCGTCCTGCGGCTCGAAACTCTCCACCACCACGCCGGCCGGCTCTTCGTTCCGCATCGGTTCGCGTCGCATGGGCTGGCGCGGATGCTTGGCCGAGGGGCCTTCGCCGGGGCGGCGCGGTTTGCGAGGGGGATGAGCGCGGTTGTGACCAGGTCGTGGCATGTGAACTACCTCCCAGGGAGAGATGAAATGCTCAAAGCAGGTTCGTCGGAGTGGTAAAGGGGTTTGTCTTTTATCGTGATCGTGCAGGCCGCCGCAGAGCAAGGCCCGACGCAGGTTTCAGAAAGGCGCGACGTGCGAATCGCACCGGGGTTCCAATCTTGCGGGGGAAAAGTCGTCGATCAGGCGCGCTCGCCGAACTCCGCGAGGACCGCGGCGAACACCCGTTCCACCTGCTGGCGCAGGTCCGTCAGGGTGGAATTGTTCTGCACCATATGATCGGCTCTCGCCCGCTTCATGTCCAGAGGGTACTGGGAGTTTTCTCGTCGCTTCAGTTCTCCCGGCGCCCAATGACGGACCTTTTCGGACCTTCCTTTCCGCAATTCTTCCGCCGTATCAACAAAAATCACCGAATCGCACAACTGATCCAGACCGGCCTCGAACAACAGGGGGCTGTCCAGAACGATCATTCGCACTGCGGGATTCGCCTCGGCGTCGGCCATCAACACCGATCGCCTCGCCGCGATCCGCGGATGCAACAAGGCTTGCAAACGAAGCCGTTGCGATTCATCGCCGAAGACCAGTTCCGAGACCTTGCGGCGATCTACGCCGCCATCCGGCGATCGGATCGAGTCACCCCACCAGCCAATCAGCGTTTGCTGAACTTCCGGCGATGCAAGCTCAAGGGTGTTCAACGCATCGGACGAAATCACCGCCGCGCCCAGATCCGCGAGGATCGATGCCACTGTGCTCTTGCCCGAGCCGATGCCGCCCGAAAGACCCACCACGGGCTTGCTGCGACCTGCCTTCGTCACGCATCACC from the Planctomycetia bacterium genome contains:
- the rho gene encoding transcription termination factor Rho, which encodes MRREPMRNEEPAGVVVESFEPQDEELDVAPVAPHDAPARTEAAGFSAGLAGEGAAPRDAAMGPIGEAAAGGGPGIDRETHERYEKVKRGDLHITELQKMSVNDLHELAKQEGITDYALMKKQELIFKILKERINKNGLMYGEGVLEILPDGFGFLRSPEYNYVPCPDDIYISPSQIRRFGLRSGHIVAGQIRPPKESEKYFALLRVEAICFEEPDKVTEKAVFEDLTPHHPTRRIVLETNPDEINMRVIDLVTPIGFGQRMLIVAPPRTGKTVLMQKMANAITTNHPDAYVIILLVDERPEEVTEMQRHTKAEVVSSTFDEPASRHVQVAEMVIEKARRLVEYGRDVVILLDSITRLARAYNTEVPHSGKILTGGVDANALQKPKRFFGAARAVEEGGSLTIIGTALVDTGSKMDEVIFEEFKGTGNSELHLDRRLVDKRVWPAIDIAGSGTRKEELLLDPKELELVYKLRRVLVDMNPVEAMELLTTRLKKVKSNAEFLMTMNLA
- a CDS encoding dephospho-CoA kinase, with protein sequence MTKAGRSKPVVGLSGGIGSGKSTVASILADLGAAVISSDALNTLELASPEVQQTLIGWWGDSIRSPDGGVDRRKVSELVFGDESQRLRLQALLHPRIAARRSVLMADAEANPAVRMIVLDSPLLFEAGLDQLCDSVIFVDTAEELRKGRSEKVRHWAPGELKRRENSQYPLDMKRARADHMVQNNSTLTDLRQQVERVFAAVLAEFGERA